One Catalinimonas alkaloidigena DNA window includes the following coding sequences:
- the era gene encoding GTPase Era translates to MEQHKAGFVTIIGKPNVGKSTLMNALIGERLSIITSKAQTTRHRIFGIINGDDFQIVYSDTPGIIEPKYELHKSMMSFVNTSLEDADVILFMTDIYEKFSEEEVVAKVNQAEVPVMLLINKVDQADQETVKEKIAYWQERVKATEIIPVSALHGYNLERVLNFILEHIPHHPPYFPKDQLTDKSERFFASEIIREKILLNYKQEIPYSCEVVIESFKEADDLIRIRAEILVERQSQKGILIGKNGEALKKVGMQARKDMEAFFQKKVFLEQFVKVEPHWRTNRRQLDQLGY, encoded by the coding sequence ATGGAGCAGCACAAAGCCGGATTCGTCACCATCATCGGGAAACCGAACGTCGGGAAATCCACCCTGATGAACGCCCTGATCGGCGAACGCCTGTCGATCATCACGTCGAAGGCGCAAACGACCCGCCACCGCATTTTCGGCATCATCAACGGCGACGATTTTCAGATTGTCTATTCGGATACGCCGGGCATCATCGAGCCGAAGTACGAACTGCACAAGTCGATGATGAGCTTCGTCAACACCTCGCTCGAAGATGCGGACGTAATTCTGTTCATGACCGACATCTACGAGAAGTTCAGCGAAGAGGAGGTCGTCGCCAAAGTGAACCAGGCCGAAGTGCCGGTGATGCTGCTCATCAACAAGGTGGACCAGGCCGACCAGGAGACGGTGAAGGAGAAGATCGCGTACTGGCAGGAGCGCGTCAAGGCGACGGAAATCATTCCGGTTTCGGCGCTGCACGGCTACAACCTGGAGCGGGTGCTCAACTTCATTCTCGAGCACATTCCGCACCATCCACCCTATTTCCCGAAAGACCAGCTCACCGACAAGTCGGAGCGTTTTTTTGCGTCGGAAATTATCCGCGAAAAGATTCTGCTCAACTACAAGCAGGAGATTCCTTACAGCTGCGAGGTGGTGATCGAGAGCTTTAAGGAGGCCGACGACCTGATCCGCATCCGGGCGGAGATCCTGGTCGAACGGCAGAGCCAGAAGGGCATCCTGATCGGGAAAAACGGCGAAGCGCTCAAAAAAGTGGGCATGCAGGCCCGCAAAGACATGGAAGCGTTTTTCCAGAAGAAAGTATTCCTGGAGCAGTTCGTCAAAGTGGAGCCGCACTGGCGCACCAACCGGCGTCAGCTCGACCAACTCGGCTACTAG
- the der gene encoding ribosome biogenesis GTPase Der produces MANLVAIVGRPNVGKSTLFNRLVGHRQAIMDNESGVTRDRHYGHSEWIGKYFTVVDTGGYVVGSEDVFEGAIREQVQIALDEATVVLFVVDVDAGMTGLDEEFAQVLRQTDKPVLLVANKADTTDRHHMMGEFYALGMGDPYPISAQNGAGTGDLLDQVVSYFQSPGEEDPDEGVPRIAILGRPNVGKSSLVNVLLGQERNIVTDIAGTTRDAVDARYKAYGKDFILTDTAGLRRKSRVKENIEFYSVMRSLRALEDSDVCVIVLDATRGIEAQDVNIIFLAAKNRKGLVILVNKWDLVEKDTNTARDFERAIQARLEPMDYIPVLFVSALTKQRIFQAMEKAIEVYENMSKRIPTSELNEKILPEIEKTPPPTSKGKYIRIKYMTQLPTKTPSFAFFCNLPQYVKEPYQRFLENKIRQNFDFTGVPINIFFRKK; encoded by the coding sequence ATGGCCAATTTAGTTGCAATCGTCGGCCGCCCCAACGTCGGCAAATCAACCCTGTTCAATCGCCTGGTGGGACACCGTCAGGCCATCATGGATAACGAAAGCGGCGTCACGCGCGACCGCCATTACGGCCACTCCGAGTGGATCGGCAAGTACTTTACCGTCGTCGATACGGGCGGCTACGTCGTCGGGTCCGAAGACGTGTTCGAAGGCGCCATCCGCGAGCAGGTGCAGATCGCCCTCGACGAGGCGACGGTCGTGCTGTTTGTGGTCGACGTCGACGCCGGCATGACGGGCCTGGACGAGGAGTTTGCGCAGGTGTTGCGCCAGACCGACAAGCCGGTGCTGCTGGTGGCGAACAAAGCCGACACCACGGACCGCCATCACATGATGGGCGAATTTTACGCCCTGGGCATGGGCGACCCGTATCCGATTTCCGCCCAGAACGGCGCAGGCACCGGCGATTTGCTCGACCAGGTGGTGAGCTACTTCCAGTCGCCCGGCGAAGAAGATCCTGACGAGGGCGTTCCGCGCATCGCGATTCTGGGCCGCCCCAACGTGGGCAAATCCTCGCTGGTGAATGTACTGCTGGGCCAGGAGCGGAACATCGTGACCGACATTGCCGGCACCACCCGCGACGCTGTGGACGCGCGGTACAAGGCCTACGGCAAAGATTTTATCCTGACCGATACGGCAGGGCTACGTCGCAAATCGCGCGTGAAGGAAAACATCGAGTTTTATTCGGTGATGCGCTCGCTGCGGGCGCTGGAAGACTCCGACGTGTGCGTGATTGTGCTGGACGCCACGCGCGGCATCGAGGCGCAAGACGTCAACATCATTTTTCTGGCCGCCAAAAACAGAAAGGGGCTGGTGATTCTGGTGAACAAGTGGGACCTGGTGGAGAAGGACACCAACACCGCCCGCGATTTTGAACGGGCCATTCAGGCGCGCCTCGAACCGATGGACTACATTCCGGTGCTGTTTGTGTCGGCCCTGACGAAGCAACGCATTTTCCAGGCGATGGAAAAGGCCATTGAGGTGTACGAAAACATGAGCAAGCGCATTCCGACGTCGGAGCTGAACGAAAAAATTCTGCCTGAAATCGAGAAAACACCGCCGCCGACCAGCAAGGGGAAATACATCCGCATCAAGTACATGACCCAGCTACCGACCAAAACGCCGTCGTTCGCATTCTTCTGCAATTTGCCGCAATACGTAAAAGAACCTTATCAACGCTTTTTGGAGAATAAAATTCGGCAAAATTTTGATTTCACAGGTGTTCCTATCAACATCTTCTTCAGAAAAAAATAA
- the rpiB gene encoding ribose 5-phosphate isomerase B has protein sequence MFTKIAIGADHAGFALKEKVVALLNERHLEVVDKGTYSEDSVDYPDFAHPVASAVEDGAVELGVLICGTGNGVAIAANKHQGIRAALCWTSEIAALTRQHNDANVLCIPARFVSEATALEMVQTFLDTAFEGGRHARRIGKIACV, from the coding sequence ATGTTTACCAAAATAGCCATCGGTGCTGACCACGCCGGTTTTGCCCTGAAAGAAAAAGTAGTGGCCTTGCTGAACGAACGCCATCTGGAAGTTGTCGACAAAGGCACCTACAGCGAAGATTCGGTCGACTATCCCGACTTTGCCCACCCCGTCGCCAGTGCGGTCGAGGATGGTGCGGTCGAGTTAGGGGTGCTGATCTGCGGTACGGGCAACGGAGTGGCCATTGCGGCCAACAAACACCAGGGCATTCGGGCAGCGCTGTGCTGGACCTCCGAGATTGCCGCCCTGACGCGTCAACACAACGACGCTAACGTTCTGTGCATTCCGGCCCGATTCGTCAGCGAAGCCACGGCGCTGGAAATGGTGCAGACCTTTCTGGATACTGCTTTCGAAGGCGGGCGGCACGCACGCCGGATCGGCAAGATCGCCTGCGTGTAA
- the tatC gene encoding twin-arginine translocase subunit TatC → MRNEDSLDSKEMSFIDHLEELRWHLIRAGLAIGVFSILAFVSKKLIFHDLILGPSRTDFWTYRMFCKLGNLMGSEALCMDKLPFVIQSRTMTGQFSMHLTTSFVVGLICAFPYAFWELWRFIRPGLYDHEKGMTTGAVFWVTLLFMTGIAFGYFIVTPISVNFLSNYQVDESILNEFDILSYVSTVTMIVLACGLMFQLPVVIYVLSKVGVVTPITLRYFRRHALVVILVVSAVITPPDVISQIMVSLPLLLLYEVGIRISAVVVRKRVEKQISALQVRDDAEVPEKTEI, encoded by the coding sequence ATGAGGAACGAGGATTCGTTGGATAGCAAAGAGATGTCGTTCATCGACCACCTGGAAGAACTCCGGTGGCACTTGATTCGGGCCGGGTTGGCCATCGGGGTGTTTTCCATCCTGGCGTTCGTTTCGAAGAAACTGATCTTTCACGACCTGATCCTGGGGCCTTCGCGTACCGATTTCTGGACGTACCGCATGTTTTGCAAACTGGGCAACCTGATGGGGTCCGAGGCGCTTTGCATGGACAAACTGCCGTTTGTGATCCAGAGCCGGACCATGACGGGTCAGTTTTCGATGCACCTGACCACCTCGTTTGTCGTTGGGCTGATTTGCGCTTTTCCGTATGCCTTCTGGGAATTGTGGCGATTCATACGACCCGGCCTGTACGACCACGAGAAAGGAATGACGACCGGTGCCGTGTTCTGGGTGACGTTGCTGTTCATGACGGGTATTGCCTTCGGGTATTTCATTGTCACGCCCATTTCGGTCAACTTCCTGTCCAACTACCAGGTCGACGAAAGCATCCTGAACGAGTTCGACATTCTGTCGTACGTCTCGACGGTGACCATGATCGTACTGGCCTGCGGCCTGATGTTCCAGTTGCCCGTCGTCATTTATGTGCTGTCGAAGGTGGGCGTGGTTACGCCCATCACGTTGCGCTACTTCCGTCGCCACGCGCTGGTGGTGATCCTGGTCGTCTCGGCCGTCATCACACCACCGGATGTCATCAGCCAGATCATGGTATCGTTGCCTCTGCTGTTGCTTTACGAAGTGGGCATCCGCATCTCGGCCGTAGTGGTGCGCAAGCGAGTAGAAAAACAGATCAGCGCCCTGCAAGTGCGGGACGATGCTGAAGTACCTGAAAAAACTGAAATATAA